A single region of the Drosophila miranda strain MSH22 chromosome 2, D.miranda_PacBio2.1, whole genome shotgun sequence genome encodes:
- the LOC108155281 gene encoding mucin-5AC isoform X5, which yields MAPALTAEPLSTKEKLTSAASPSVVVKKPATATPATATTRVTRSSKEAAATAAATAAKAAAVVIPQRVPSSRISNKRKLSAGNNSSNKQQNNDPMGLSTAPTPHTTTTTTTGSGVAEAEAEAEAATGGGVPPIVDAAGASTSATGLLESQSPALPQSDSQSTDVPSVTPTIESNNNNNNNSGRSPRKDNSTAQLLAGLTSNFEETISAEICLRKTLPEVSLSKEPAAPSAVAETVVVAEVEAEVVVVGESTTGEPQIDLLEPMELEQPANTTTSAPLEELPKIETDDIEERLSQLDGNASAILPAVKEQEPVQEQEQVDVNMVDVVDVVEMVVPTTPTTPSRQQVQQDPRSESLPATLASPLPGQRQSTAASALNASQLTPQSTSSSTNFLKDAAGGEVLEDTDIEEVLKALKTFEGNHVINSDINPDMCDFNFFNEVWEEQPSATASAPHPSETPPYPNPIGGTIGSSSTPHVLPAESMAEGQKSIEQQQQILTRKIDHLFRRMRKFQARYMCSHTSEEVAGIMEWAARTSHKTPNPVRSDTLSEQETTVLSIVSGRPKPDFWEDQKKHPVPATQMGSLLRSIETAARHQQICHTPSVSSATLAPSSTWYKSAGSTAAVPAKVRRGKNLLDTSAAATSTAASSAAAIEQKVPGLHEIIPCFDTHITNELTHVSGLLHNEMREIQNALDSDATESSSGGESADEMVIYNNTHQKPLTIARRAVWTYSKDRASIALRWSWLCSQMAELEGRKRQYRDLYMDLNHSKGAVELEQLQVQQPANGYKEEPSSEYQCCRARPLMLSKFRKRSLFQTTGIHAISKKAARPSNIKCGCQWPQIPCALCTGRSDPTAPRESAEMMMPPNRVALLDPGYHPVLSFVTDVTQSVHFEAICRQSDWQQRMSRTLAKTVVKGVYKAEREAIAASNSAARRPGDLIKRRYIRRKERNNNNNNSNSTKDAAAAGTAATGLGDSGNGTATSTSSTPSTTPLVANSKLFSCEQEETAASAAGASATNWSERLQIAVARLSPTPTTAPPQSLLSISDLEQRR from the exons ATGGCACCAGCGCTCACAGCCGAGCCATTAAGTACAAAGGAGAAGCTAACCAGCGCAGCATCGCCTTCGGTGGTGGTGAAGAAACCAGCGACAGCAACGCCGGCAACGGCCACAACGCGTGTGACGCGTTCCTCCAAGGAGGCGgccgccacagcagcagccacagctgCCAAAGCTGCGGCTGTAGTCATCCCGCAACGCGTTCCATCGAGCAGAATCAGCAACAAGCGTAAATTAAGCGccggcaacaacagcagcaacaagcaACAAAATAATGATCCAATGGGCCTAAGCACAGCTCCTACCccacacacaacaacaacaacgaccaCTGGATCGGGGGTCGcagaagccgaagccgaagcagaagcagcaacaggaGGAGGCGTACCACCCATCGTTGACGCCGCTGGGGCATCAACCAGTGCTACGGGGCTCCTTGAAAGCCAATCGCCTGCTCTCCCACAAAGCGATTCCCAAAGCACTGACGTGCCTTCTGTAACGCCTACCATCgagagcaacaacaacaacaacaacaatagtGGTCGTAGTCCAAGGAAGGACAATTCCACGGCACAGCTGCTGGCAGGTCTGACCAGCAACTTTGAGGAGACGATCTCGGCTGAGATCTGTCTGCGCAAGACCCTACCCGAAGTGAGTCTCAGCAAGGAGCCAGCAGCACCATCCGCTGTGGCAGAAACTGTAGTTGTAGCAGAAGTTGAAGCAGAGGTAGTAGTCGTAGGGGAATCCACAACGGGTGAGCCACAAATCGATCTGCTTGAGCCGATGGAATTGGAGCAACCAGCGAACACGACGACGTCGGCGCCATTAGAGGAGTTGCCAAAGATCGAAACGGATGATATAGAGG AGCGCCTCAGCCAGTTGGATGGCAATGCTAGTGCCATTTTGCCTGCAGTGAAGGAGCAAGAGCCGGTGCAGGAGCAAGAGCAAGTGGATGTGAATATGGTCGATGTGGTGGATGTGGTGGAAATGGTGGTTCCAACAACTCCCACAACGCCCAGCCGGCAACAGGTGCAACAGGATCCAAGATCCGAGTCATTGCCCGCTACCCTGGCCTCGCCGCTGCCGGGCCAGAGGCAATCCACAGCTGCGTCAGCATTGAATGCATCACAGTTGACGCCTCAAAGTACTTCCAGCTCCACAAATTTTCTCAAAGATGCAGCAGGCGGCGAGGTTCTGGAGGACACCGACATCGAGGAGGTCCTCAAGGCGCTCAAAACGTTTGAGGGCAATCACGTCATCAATTCGGACATTAATCCGGACATGTGTGATTTCAATTTCTTCAACGAGGTGTGGGAGGAGCAGCCGTCAGCGACAGCTTCGGCCCCTCACCCATCCGAAACTCCACCGTATCCGAATCCCATTGGCGGCaccatcggcagcagcagcacccctCATGTCCTACCAGCAGAATCCATGGCGGAGGGTCAAAAATCAAtagagcagcagcaacaaattcTTACGCGAAAGATCGACCATCTGTTCCGGCGTATGCGGAAGTTCCAGGCTCGCTATATGTGCAGCCACACCAGCGAGGAGGTGGCTGGGATTATGGAATGGGCGGCACGCACCTCCCACAAGACCCCGAATCCTGTGAGAAGTGATACGCTCAGCGAGCAGGAGACCACCGTGCTGTCGATCGTCTCCGGGCGACCGAAGCCCGACTTTTGGGAAGACCAAAAGAAGCATCCCGTGCCAGCCACCCAGATGGGCAGCCTCCTTCGTAGCATCGAAACGGCTGCACGGCACCAGCAGATCTGTCATACGCCCAGCGTTAGTTCCGCCACCTTGGCCCCATCCTCGACATGGTACAAAAGTGCCGGCAGCACTGCAGCAGTGCCTGCCAAGGTACGTCGTGGCAAGAACCTGCTGGATACATCAGCAGCCGCCacttcaacagcagcatcGTCTGCCGCGGCCATCGAACAGAAAGTGCCCGGTTTGCATGAGATTATACCCTGCTTTGACACACATATAACCAACGAGCTGACCCACGTCTCTGGGCTGCTGCACAATGAGATGCGGGAGATACAGAACGCCCTCGATTCGGATGCAACAGAGTCCAGCTCTGGCGGCGAGTCTGCCGACGAGATGGTCATCTACAACAACACCCATCAGAAGCCGCTGACGAT CGCCCGTCGAGCCGTGTGGACATACTCCAAAGATCGAGCCAGTATTGCACTGCGCTGGTCCTGGCTCTGCTCACAGATGGCCGAGTTGGAGGGCAGGAAACGCCAGTATCGTGATCTGTATATGGATTTGAATCACTCAAAGGGCGCCGTGGAGCTGGAGCAGCTGCAGGTGCAGCAGCCGGCGAATGGCTACAAGGAGGAGCCATCCAGCGAATATCAATGCTGCCGCGCCCGACCTCTGATGCTGTCCAAGTTTCGGAAACGCAGTCTGTTCCAAACCACGGGCATTCACGCGATTTCCAAGAAGGCCGCACGCCCCAGCAACATCAAATGCGGCTGCCAGTGGCCACAGATACCGTGTGCCCTGTGCACGGGCCGATCAGATCCGACAGCGCCGCGCGAATCGGCCGAAATGATGATGCCGCCAAATCGAGTGGCGCTCCTCGATCCGGGCTATCATCCAGTGCTCAGCTTTGTCACGG ATGTCACACAATCTGTGCATTTTGAGGCCATTTGCCGGCAATCGGACTGGCAGCAACGTATGTCGCGCACCCTGGCCAAGACCGTTGTCAAAGGTGTCTATAAGGCGGAACGCGAGGCCATTGCTGCCAGCAATAGTGCTGCTCGTCGTCCCGGCGATCTGATCAAGCGTCGCTACATACGACGCAAAGAGcgcaacaacaataataataattcaaACTCAACTAAAGATGCAGCGGCAGCCGGCACGGCAGCGACGGGTCTAGGGGACAGCGGAAACGGTACAGCAACTTCTACTTCTTCTACGCCTTCTACAACGCCACTTGTGGCCAACAGTAAATTATT CAGCTGCGAGCAGGAAGaaacagcagcatcagcagcaggcgCATCAGCCACCAACTGGAGTGAACGGCTCCAGATTGCCGTGGCCCGACTCTCGCCAACGCCAACGACAGCGCCTCCACAGTCCCTCCTCAGCATCTCAGATCTCGAACAGCGACGCTAA
- the LOC108155281 gene encoding uncharacterized protein LOC108155281 isoform X3, protein MAPALTAEPLSTKEKLTSAASPSVVVKKPATATPATATTRVTRSSKEAAATAAATAAKAAAVVIPQRVPSSRISNKRKLSAGNNSSNKQQNNDPMGLSTAPTPHTTTTTTTGSGVAEAEAEAEAATGGGVPPIVDAAGASTSATGLLESQSPALPQSDSQSTDVPSVTPTIESNNNNNNNSGRSPRKDNSTAQLLAGLTSNFEETISAEICLRKTLPEVSLSKEPAAPSAVAETVVVAEVEAEVVVVGESTTGEPQIDLLEPMELEQPANTTTSAPLEELPKIETDDIEERLSQLDGNASAILPAVKEQEPVQEQEQVDVNMVDVVDVVEMVVPTTPTTPSRQQVQQDPRSESLPATLASPLPGQRQSTAASALNASQLTPQSTSSSTNFLKDAAGGEVLEDTDIEEVLKALKTFEGNHVINSDINPDMCDFNFFNEVWEEQPSATASAPHPSETPPYPNPIGGTIGSSSTPHVLPAESMAEGQKSIEQQQQILTRKIDHLFRRMRKFQARYMCSHTSEEVAGIMEWAARTSHKTPNPVRSDTLSEQETTVLSIVSGRPKPDFWEDQKKHPVPATQMGSLLRSIETAARHQQICHTPSVSSATLAPSSTWYKSAGSTAAVPAKVRRGKNLLDTSAAATSTAASSAAAIEQKVPGLHEIIPCFDTHITNELTHVSGLLHNEMREIQNALDSDATESSSGGESADEMVIYNNTHQKPLTIARRAVWTYSKDRASIALRWSWLCSQMAELEGRKRQYRDLYMDLNHSKGAVELEQLQVQQPANGYKEEPSSEYQCCRARPLMLSKFRKRSLFQTTGIHAISKKAARPSNIKCGCQWPQIPCALCTGRSDPTAPRESAEMMMPPNRVALLDPGYHPVLSFVTDVTQSVHFEAICRQSDWQQRMSRTLAKTVVKGVYKAEREAIAASNSAARRPGDLIKRRYIRRKERNNNNNNSNSTKDAAAAGTAATGLGDSGNAAASRKKQQHQQQAHQPPTGVNGSRLPWPDSRQRQRQRLHSPSSASQISNSDAKRRRISKNNRNSSNSNSNTLNNSHMNGYSDQSGGGAGGDVRSGNRSRHASPTQNQRSERTTERRHRPVYDIDNIVIPYSIAAQTKVEILPYKEIPTPKWRVVDSETDKNTPVQPAASSSDDSAATAPLAATPTTPAPPPPPQIKAGGNGIVPAAAAALNEQKPQPQPQPQPVLVPVQPLKVNGLKKLQQKTKQKINNNNNNGLVNGNGKKEKDALLQAEASEKKDIPPKELESAKEAVVQGLAVQAEANDKNDILSAVGLENDAQSSSAADKKDIQSSDAEKKVIPSPASDQMDIQSKASDQKDIQSTASDQKDIQSTASDTKDILPSAASRKKASRAKKKGLKRKKHRPNGKIEKATATTTKEAAVAVAATPSASASVDAAASAAIKGEAKSKPHLIEGVRIAVVEPMAKRPKLQLAKAGEGDKPKTNAGQAIAPIVQLDPEEDEEDEDTSDEAYIVRHQLALIEERQRFETYLKFPWSTRPRANRRIDSRAESSGANTPDSASPAPHLAGGAGAGDNESIPSPLAHPLEGFNENGEMLGATSQPQLRRRTTSSKLKDQAERRSATPDIKDTFVEPSPFEPLIFPLSEEVYQKMLAERYAPPKYEVLKPEVKRTKSKSTSSNGDGGSTGAGKSKRRSSSKLKSKLVNVQQNGHPTADAAGKAASASRAGKAKINGGGGIEEEVEEEMDDGVDYDPEPEDMLWEELEEDYPKHHLAPLDDDEMLHGSDDLHNSAIDSYLDDPEALEEDMADDPFGDDDPNDPEWKTRSDGSRKRL, encoded by the exons ATGGCACCAGCGCTCACAGCCGAGCCATTAAGTACAAAGGAGAAGCTAACCAGCGCAGCATCGCCTTCGGTGGTGGTGAAGAAACCAGCGACAGCAACGCCGGCAACGGCCACAACGCGTGTGACGCGTTCCTCCAAGGAGGCGgccgccacagcagcagccacagctgCCAAAGCTGCGGCTGTAGTCATCCCGCAACGCGTTCCATCGAGCAGAATCAGCAACAAGCGTAAATTAAGCGccggcaacaacagcagcaacaagcaACAAAATAATGATCCAATGGGCCTAAGCACAGCTCCTACCccacacacaacaacaacaacgaccaCTGGATCGGGGGTCGcagaagccgaagccgaagcagaagcagcaacaggaGGAGGCGTACCACCCATCGTTGACGCCGCTGGGGCATCAACCAGTGCTACGGGGCTCCTTGAAAGCCAATCGCCTGCTCTCCCACAAAGCGATTCCCAAAGCACTGACGTGCCTTCTGTAACGCCTACCATCgagagcaacaacaacaacaacaacaatagtGGTCGTAGTCCAAGGAAGGACAATTCCACGGCACAGCTGCTGGCAGGTCTGACCAGCAACTTTGAGGAGACGATCTCGGCTGAGATCTGTCTGCGCAAGACCCTACCCGAAGTGAGTCTCAGCAAGGAGCCAGCAGCACCATCCGCTGTGGCAGAAACTGTAGTTGTAGCAGAAGTTGAAGCAGAGGTAGTAGTCGTAGGGGAATCCACAACGGGTGAGCCACAAATCGATCTGCTTGAGCCGATGGAATTGGAGCAACCAGCGAACACGACGACGTCGGCGCCATTAGAGGAGTTGCCAAAGATCGAAACGGATGATATAGAGG AGCGCCTCAGCCAGTTGGATGGCAATGCTAGTGCCATTTTGCCTGCAGTGAAGGAGCAAGAGCCGGTGCAGGAGCAAGAGCAAGTGGATGTGAATATGGTCGATGTGGTGGATGTGGTGGAAATGGTGGTTCCAACAACTCCCACAACGCCCAGCCGGCAACAGGTGCAACAGGATCCAAGATCCGAGTCATTGCCCGCTACCCTGGCCTCGCCGCTGCCGGGCCAGAGGCAATCCACAGCTGCGTCAGCATTGAATGCATCACAGTTGACGCCTCAAAGTACTTCCAGCTCCACAAATTTTCTCAAAGATGCAGCAGGCGGCGAGGTTCTGGAGGACACCGACATCGAGGAGGTCCTCAAGGCGCTCAAAACGTTTGAGGGCAATCACGTCATCAATTCGGACATTAATCCGGACATGTGTGATTTCAATTTCTTCAACGAGGTGTGGGAGGAGCAGCCGTCAGCGACAGCTTCGGCCCCTCACCCATCCGAAACTCCACCGTATCCGAATCCCATTGGCGGCaccatcggcagcagcagcacccctCATGTCCTACCAGCAGAATCCATGGCGGAGGGTCAAAAATCAAtagagcagcagcaacaaattcTTACGCGAAAGATCGACCATCTGTTCCGGCGTATGCGGAAGTTCCAGGCTCGCTATATGTGCAGCCACACCAGCGAGGAGGTGGCTGGGATTATGGAATGGGCGGCACGCACCTCCCACAAGACCCCGAATCCTGTGAGAAGTGATACGCTCAGCGAGCAGGAGACCACCGTGCTGTCGATCGTCTCCGGGCGACCGAAGCCCGACTTTTGGGAAGACCAAAAGAAGCATCCCGTGCCAGCCACCCAGATGGGCAGCCTCCTTCGTAGCATCGAAACGGCTGCACGGCACCAGCAGATCTGTCATACGCCCAGCGTTAGTTCCGCCACCTTGGCCCCATCCTCGACATGGTACAAAAGTGCCGGCAGCACTGCAGCAGTGCCTGCCAAGGTACGTCGTGGCAAGAACCTGCTGGATACATCAGCAGCCGCCacttcaacagcagcatcGTCTGCCGCGGCCATCGAACAGAAAGTGCCCGGTTTGCATGAGATTATACCCTGCTTTGACACACATATAACCAACGAGCTGACCCACGTCTCTGGGCTGCTGCACAATGAGATGCGGGAGATACAGAACGCCCTCGATTCGGATGCAACAGAGTCCAGCTCTGGCGGCGAGTCTGCCGACGAGATGGTCATCTACAACAACACCCATCAGAAGCCGCTGACGAT CGCCCGTCGAGCCGTGTGGACATACTCCAAAGATCGAGCCAGTATTGCACTGCGCTGGTCCTGGCTCTGCTCACAGATGGCCGAGTTGGAGGGCAGGAAACGCCAGTATCGTGATCTGTATATGGATTTGAATCACTCAAAGGGCGCCGTGGAGCTGGAGCAGCTGCAGGTGCAGCAGCCGGCGAATGGCTACAAGGAGGAGCCATCCAGCGAATATCAATGCTGCCGCGCCCGACCTCTGATGCTGTCCAAGTTTCGGAAACGCAGTCTGTTCCAAACCACGGGCATTCACGCGATTTCCAAGAAGGCCGCACGCCCCAGCAACATCAAATGCGGCTGCCAGTGGCCACAGATACCGTGTGCCCTGTGCACGGGCCGATCAGATCCGACAGCGCCGCGCGAATCGGCCGAAATGATGATGCCGCCAAATCGAGTGGCGCTCCTCGATCCGGGCTATCATCCAGTGCTCAGCTTTGTCACGG ATGTCACACAATCTGTGCATTTTGAGGCCATTTGCCGGCAATCGGACTGGCAGCAACGTATGTCGCGCACCCTGGCCAAGACCGTTGTCAAAGGTGTCTATAAGGCGGAACGCGAGGCCATTGCTGCCAGCAATAGTGCTGCTCGTCGTCCCGGCGATCTGATCAAGCGTCGCTACATACGACGCAAAGAGcgcaacaacaataataataattcaaACTCAACTAAAGATGCAGCGGCAGCCGGCACGGCAGCGACGGGTCTAGGGGACAGCGGAAACG CAGCTGCGAGCAGGAAGaaacagcagcatcagcagcaggcgCATCAGCCACCAACTGGAGTGAACGGCTCCAGATTGCCGTGGCCCGACTCTCGCCAACGCCAACGACAGCGCCTCCACAGTCCCTCCTCAGCATCTCAGATCTCGAACAGCGACGCTAAGCGGCGACGCATATCcaaaaacaacagaaacagcagcaacagcaattcCAACACACTAAATAACAGCCATATGAATGGGTATAGCGATCAAAGCGGAGGAGGTGCAGGTGGAGATGTGAGAAGCGGTAATCGTAGTCGTCATGCCTCGCCCACGCAAAATCAACGTTCGGAGAG AACAACAGAGCGTCGTCATCGTCCCGTTTATGATATTGATAATATTGTTATACCCTATAGTATTGCGGCCCAAACGAAAGTGGAGATACTGCCCTACAAAGAGATACCCACACCCAA ATGGCGCGTTGTCGACAGCGAGACTGATAAGAACACACCAGTACAAccagcagcatcatcatctGATGattcagcagcaacagcaccactagcagcaacaccaacaacaccagcaccaccaccaccaccacagaTCAAAGCCGGTGGCAATGGCATTGtgccagcggcagcagcagcgttaAATGAGCAAAAGCCGCAGCCacaaccacagccacagccagtgCTGGTGCCTGTGCAACCTTTAAAGGTGAATGGCTTGAAGAAGTTACAGCAGAAGACAaagcaaaaaataaacaataataACAACAATGGACTGGTGAATGGTAATGGCAAGAAGGAGAAGGATGCTCTCCTGCAGGCAGAGGCTAGTGAGAAGAAGGATATTCCCCCAAAGGAGCTGGAGAGCGCGAAGGAGGCTGTCGTCCAGGGGCTGGCTGTGCAGGCGGAGGCTAATGATAAGAATGATATCCTGTCAGCTGTCGGCTTGGAGAACGATGCCCAGTCATCATCAGCCGCTGATAAAAAAGATATCCAGTCCTCAGATGCTGAGAAAAAAGTTATCCCTTCACCAGCCAGCGACCAAATGGACATTCAGTCAAAAGCCAGCGATCAAAAGGACATCCAGTCCACAGCCAGCGATCAAAAGGACATCCAGTCCACAGCCAGCGATACGAAGGACATCCTCCCATCAgcagccagcagaaaaaaggctTCCAGGGCTAAGAAAAAGGGTCTCAAAAGAAAGAAGCATAGGCCCAATGGGAAAATCGAAAAGGCAACAGCAACTACAACAAAAGAagctgccgttgccgttgccgctacTCCTTCCGCTTCCGCTTccgttgatgctgctgcttctgctgcgaTAAAGGGCGAAGCTAAAAGCAAACCCCATTTGATTGAAGGCGTCCGCATCGCCGTGGTGGAGCCAATGGCCAAGCGGCCCAAACTACAGCTGGCCAAGGCCGGAGAGGGCGACAAACCCAAGACGAATGCCGGCCAAGCAATAGCGCCTATCGTACAACTGGATCCGGAGGAGGACGAGGAAGATGAGGACACCTCCGACGAGGCGTACATTGTGCGACATCAGCTTGCCCTGATCGAGGAGCGGCAACGCTTCGAGACGTATCTCAAGTTTCCGTGGAGCACGCGACCCCGAGCCAATCGCCGGATAGACAGTCGCGCCGAATCGAGCGGCGCCAATACGCCGGATTCGGCCTCGCCAGCTCCACATCTGGCTGGTGGTGCGGGAGCGGGCGATAACGAGAGCATACCCTCGCCGTTGGCCCATCCACTTGAGGGTTTCAACGAGAACGGCGAGATGTTGGGCGCGACGTCACAACCGCAGTTACGCCGCAGAACCACGTCCAGCAAGCTTAAGGATCAGGCGGAACGCCGTAGTGCCACGCCGGACATAAAAGAT ACTTTTGTGGAGCCATCACCCTTCGAGCCGCTGATTTTTCCCCTGTCCGAGGAGGTCTACCAAAAGATGCTGGCCGAGCGCTATGCCCCGCCCAAATATGAGGTGCTGAAGCCGGAGGTGAAGCGCACCAAGAGCAAGTCCACATCCTCCAATGGCGATGGGGGATCAACGGGTGCTGGGAAGAGcaaacgacgcagcagcagcaagttGAAGAGCAAGCTAGTCAATGTTCAGCAAAATGGCCATCCAACGGCGGATGCTGCTGGGAAGGCGGCGTCAGCATCCAGAGCGGGCAAGGCAAAGATCAATGGCGGTGGCGGCAttgaggaggaggtggaggaggaaaTGGACGATGGCGTGGACTACGATCCAGAGCCGGAGGATATGCTGTGGGAGGAGCTGGAAGAGGACTATCCCAAGCATCATTTGGCACCGCTCGATGATGACGAAATGCTTCATGGCTCTGACGATCTCCACAACTCTGCGATCGATTCTTATTTGGATGATCCGGAGGCCCTAGAGGAGGACATGGCCGATGATCCGTTTGGCGACGATGACCCCAATGATCCGGAATGGAAGACCCGCAGCGATGGATCGCGCAAGCGTCTCTAA